CGCATCGGTCGCAGACGGCGCTCTTGCGCGGCGTGGTGTTTACGGAGCCGTCCGCCGCGGCGTGGTAGTCGCCATCGGAACAAAAACTGAATGCGGTCTTACCGGCAAGTTCGTCGATTCTTGACGATGTTGCACATGCCAGGGTGGGACCAGCGAGCAAGCACAGGCAACTCGAAACTATTGAACCGCAAGCGGCACCAAAAAATTCCGCAGGATGTCGCTGCCGCAGTGGGTCAAAAAGCTTTCGGGGTGAAACTGCACGCCTTCCAGCGGATAACGCCGGTGGCGGACGCCCATGATCTCACGGCTGCCGTCGGGGGCGTCGCACCAGGCCGAGACATCGAAGTCGTCGCTGAGCGTGCCGGGCTGAATCACCAGGCTGTGATAGCGCGTCGCCTGGAACGGATTCTCCAGGCCGGCGAACAACCCGCGGCCGTCATGCTCGATCAGGTCGGTCTTGCCGTGCATCAGCCGCTTGGCCCGCACGATTTGTGCCCCGAAGGCATGGCCGATCGACTGATGACCGAGGCAGACGCCGAGAATGGGGACCTGCGGGGCGAAGCGGGTGATCACGTCGCACGAGACGCCCGCCTCGCGCGGCGTGCAGGGGCCCGGCGAAATGATGATGTGCGACGGCCGTCGCCGGGCAATCTCGTCGAGCGTGATCTGATCGTTGCGATGCACCTCCAGATCCAGGCCCGCATCGATCTCGCCCAGCCGCTGCACGAGGTTGTAGGTGAAGGAGTCGTAGTTGTCGATCAGCAGGATCATACGATGATTGTAGTCCTCAATCGACGACGGACAAAGTAGGTGAGTTGACGCGCGATGCTGCCAGGCCGCCCTTGCCGATGAAGAGGCCTTCCCACGCGCGGCTGACGCAAACCAACGCAATCGCGGTGGCAAAGGCGGTCAACGAGAAGAGAAAGAAGCCGCCGGCAAACTGGCCCGTCTGTTGCTTTACACTGCCCAACAACGTGGGCAGCAGAAAGCCGCCCAGGCCGCCCGCCGCGCCGACCAGGCCGGTGACGGTGCCGATCTGTTTGCAGAAACGTTGCGGCACAAGCTGAAACACCGCGCCGTTGCCCATGCCCAGCATTCCCATGACGGCGAACATCAGCAGCGTGCCGCCCGCCAGCGGCGGCGACGTGGCCAATCCCAGCAACAGCGTGCCCACGCCGAGATAGAGGAGCGTCAGCAGGTGGACACCGCCGATGCGGTCGGCCAGATAACCTCCGGCGGGCCGCAAAAACGAACCGGCCACCACGCACAGCGTGGCGAAGCCGCCGGCGGCCGCTTTCGACAGACCATATTGATCGTGAAAGAAAATGTTCAGGAAGCTCGCCAGTCCCACAAAGCCGCCGAACGTCACGGCGTAAAAAAGGCAGAACCACCACAGGTCGGGCTGGCGCGCGACTGCCGCATAATCCGTCAACGTCTGCGGCGGCGGCTGCGTGGGACTGTCTTTGGCGGCCAACACGAAAAAGGCCAGCACCGCGACGAGCGGCACGATGGCCAGACCAAACACCGCGTGCCAGCCGATCGCTTCCGCCAGCCGCGGGCCGAAAAACGTGGCCAAGGCCGTGCCGCTATTGCCGGCGCCGGCGATGCCCATCGCCAGGCCCTGATATTGCGGCGGATACCAGCGGCTGGCCAAGGGCAGTGCGGCGGCGAAACTTGCTCCAGCCACGCCCAGCATCAGTCCGACGATGAGCAGCGCGCCAAAGCTGTTCGCCGCCAACCAGGCGAGCAACAGCGGAATGACGGTCAAGGTCATGCCCGCCAGCGCCGTCCGCCGGGCCCCGATGCGGTCGGTCATGTATCCCAGCACCAGCCGCAAGAGAGCGCCGCCAAGGATCGGCACGGCGACCAGCAATCCGCGCTCGGCGGCCGAGAGGCGAAAGTCGGGCACGATCGAATTGGCCAGCGCGCCGATGAGCACCCAGACCATGAAGCTGACATCGAAGTAGAGGAAAGCGGCCAGCAGCGTCGGCCAATGGCCGGCCCGGCGGAATTCACGAAGGTGCATGGTTAGTGGTTAGTGGTTAGTGGTTAGTGGTTAGTGGTTAGTGGTTAGTGGGCAGACGGCCGCGCCGCGATATTTCCTTTCCGCTTCAGCGACTCCCCTCAACTAATCACTAACCACTAATCACTAACCACTAACCACTACTCCCCTCTTCCTTACCCGCACGGCACAGGCCTTGTAGGCGGGCTGCTTCGAGTAGGGGTCGAACACCGCGTGGGTCAGTTGGTTGACTGTCGCGTAGTGCATCGGAATGAAGACCTGGCCTGCCGGCACGCAACGGGTCACGAAAGCGCGCGCTTCGATCCGGCCCCGCTGCGATTCGACGTAGACCCACTCGCTCGGCTGAATGCCGTACGACCTGGCGTCGGCGGGATGGATCTCGAGGTAAACGTCGTTCGGATAGAGCTTGCGCAGCACCGCCGACTTGCTGGTGCGGGTCTGCGTGTGCCACTGTGCGACGCTGCCGCGGCCCGTGAGCAGGGTCAGCGGGTAACGCTGATTGGTCGGCTCGCGCAAGGGCCGCGGCGACTCGAAAATGAACCGCGCGCGGCCGTCGGCGTGGTAGAACCGGCCGTCGGTAAACAACCGGCGCTCGCTTC
This genomic stretch from Pirellulales bacterium harbors:
- a CDS encoding aminodeoxychorismate/anthranilate synthase component II: MILLIDNYDSFTYNLVQRLGEIDAGLDLEVHRNDQITLDEIARRRPSHIIISPGPCTPREAGVSCDVITRFAPQVPILGVCLGHQSIGHAFGAQIVRAKRLMHGKTDLIEHDGRGLFAGLENPFQATRYHSLVIQPGTLSDDFDVSAWCDAPDGSREIMGVRHRRYPLEGVQFHPESFLTHCGSDILRNFLVPLAVQ
- a CDS encoding nitrate/nitrite transporter, with the translated sequence MHLREFRRAGHWPTLLAAFLYFDVSFMVWVLIGALANSIVPDFRLSAAERGLLVAVPILGGALLRLVLGYMTDRIGARRTALAGMTLTVIPLLLAWLAANSFGALLIVGLMLGVAGASFAAALPLASRWYPPQYQGLAMGIAGAGNSGTALATFFGPRLAEAIGWHAVFGLAIVPLVAVLAFFVLAAKDSPTQPPPQTLTDYAAVARQPDLWWFCLFYAVTFGGFVGLASFLNIFFHDQYGLSKAAAGGFATLCVVAGSFLRPAGGYLADRIGGVHLLTLLYLGVGTLLLGLATSPPLAGGTLLMFAVMGMLGMGNGAVFQLVPQRFCKQIGTVTGLVGAAGGLGGFLLPTLLGSVKQQTGQFAGGFFLFSLTAFATAIALVCVSRAWEGLFIGKGGLAASRVNSPTLSVVD